Genomic DNA from Nocardioides aquaticus:
ATCGACGGCCAACAGCGGCTCACAACCCTCTATCTGATCCTCAAGTGTATCCGCGACAACGGGTGGCTTCCCGGCGCTGACGTGAAGTACCGGATCTCCTACGAGACTAGAGAAGAGAGCCGCGACTACCTCGAGTCGCTCGACCCAGAACTGCGCCACGCGAACATCGACTTCCACTACATCTACGCGGCCTACCAAGCGATCGAGACCTGGTTTGGGAAGCAGGCGGACCCGCAGCAAGCGGCAATCGACATCCGGACGGCCCTTGCAAAACATGTGTACCTGCTCTGGTACGAAGCGCCGGAGGGTACCGACAACAACGATCTCTTCAGACGGCTCAACGTGGGCCGCATTCAGCTGACGGGTCTGCCCAGACTTTGGTTGACACCTGACCTGTGAGGATCCGTCCTCGCTGGAAGGATGTCGACCATGGCGAAGGCATACCCGAAGGAGTTCCGCGACGATGTCGTGGCAGTGGCCCGTAAGGGTCAGGCTCCGTTGTCCCAGATCGCGAAGGACTTCGGGATCTCTGAAGGCACGCTGTCGAACTGGCTCAAGCGTGCTGATGTCCAGGACGGTCACCGTCCCGGCCTCACCGACGCTGAGCGTGTCGAGCTGCGTGAGACCAAGAAGCGGATCCGGCTGCTGGAGCAGGAGAACGAGGTCCTGCGCCGGGCAGCTGCCTATCTGTCGCAGGCGAACCTGCCGGGAAAATAGTCTTCCCGCTCGTCCGTGAGATGGCCGCGACCGGTGCCCGCATCAGGGTGCCGGTCGCGGTGGCGTGCAGGGTCCTGGGGCTGTCGCCCCAGGGGTACTACAAGTGGCTCAAAGACCCGGTGTCCCAACGGGACTGGGATGACGCACACGTCATCGACGTCGTGCTGGGCATCCACGCCGATGACCCCACCCTGGGCTACCGGTTCGTCGCCGACGAGCTTGCCGACGTCGGCATCACCGCCAGCGAGAACCGGGTGTGGCGACTGTGCTCAACCGCAGGGGTCTTCGCCTCCCACCACCGTCGTCGGGGTAAGGCCGGCAAGCCCGGTCCGGCTGTCCATGACGACCTGCTCGCGAGCGTCGATGAGGAGGGCCGGGTGAGCCACGACTTCGTGGGGGCGACCTCCGGCCCGAACCAGGTCTGGCTCACCGACATCTCCGAGCACCCCACCAGGGAGGGGAAGCTCTACCTGTGTGCGGTCAAGGACTGCTACTCCAACAAGATCGTCGGCTACTCCATCGACTCACGGATGAAGTCCGGACTCGCTGCCGCCGCGCTGCGCAACGCGATCGCCCTGCGCTCACCGGAGGGAACCATCGTGCACAGCGACCGAGGATCTCAATTCCGTTCCAAGAAGGTGGTTCGCCTGCTGAAGAACAACGGGCTGCGCGGCTCGATGGGCCGAGTCGGATCGAGCAGTGACAACGCAGCCATGGAGAGCTTCTTCTCGCTGCTGCAGAAGAACGTCCTCGACACCCGCCGCTGGGACAGCCGCGAAGAACTGCGCCTCGCGATCGTCAGCTGGATCGAAACGAAGTACAACCGCCGCCGTCGCCAACGAGCCCTCGGCAAGCTCACCCCGATCGAGTTTGAGATGATCTACGCAGCCGCAGACGCGGCCTGAGAACCATCAACCCCGAGTGTCAACCAAACCTGGGGCAGTCCCTCATTCCTGTTCCTGCCGATTGAGGACATGGAGTCCGGGGACGACCTCTACATCAAGATGAACTCGCGCGGCAAGCCGCTTACAGAGTTCGAGGTCTTCAAGGCTCGTCTTGAGAAGTCGCTTGAAACCTCCGGGAGGCACGAACAGCTCAGTAGGAAGTTCGACAGGGAGTGGTCGGATCTGCTCTGGCACTACGAGGGCGGGGACTTCTCCATCGACGAAGAGTTCATGAACTACATCGCCTTCATCATTGATGTCTGCGAATGGCGGGCGGGACCGACCCGCGGCGATGAGTCGCTCCTCGAGCGCGCGGAACATCTCTTCACACATCACGAGGATGCTGACCTGCACCTCGACTTCCTCTTCTTCGCGTTCGACACCTGGGTCGGGGACACGCCATCCGACAACAAGCCCGCGCGGGTCTTCTCCGAGCTGTTTTCAGTAGAAGGAGGCATTGGGTCGGGGCTCCTGCTCTTCGAATCCCAAGACCCGAACCTCTTCGGAGCTTGCGTCGAGCACTATGGGAGCAACCAGTTCTCGCTGGCGGAGACGCTGTTCCTGTATGCGGTCATCATCTTCCGGCAGTCGTGCGCAGACGAACCTGTAGAGGTCCTAAGCCAGCGGCTGCGATCCCTTCGCAACATCGCAGAGTCAGCGCCGGACGAAGTCCGCAACGAGTACATGCCAGAGCTGATTGCATCAACTGCGAAGGTCATGACGGAGGTGACGGACTCGAATCTCGATGGTCTGAAGCGTTTCAACCAGGCGCGAGTCGACGACGAGAGGCTCAAGCGCACCCTCATGCAGGAGCACCCGGCCGTAGAACCCGCCGTCCGCGCCTTGGAGGATCACCCCCTGCTCCGAGGCAGGCTGTTCGCGTTCGAGCTCGACCCAGCCACGATCGCGGAGCAGGGAGACAACTTCCAGAGCGTCTCCAACGATGAGCTCCTGCCGTCTCTGGCTTCCGCACTGCTTACGAAAGGGGACTACTCCCGCCGACTTGGTTCGAGGAGGCAGTTCGGGGTTCCCGGCCAGCGAAGGGGCGGCGGGTCGTGGCGAGACCTGCTCACCAGCGGCTCCCGGGAAGCGAGATCCGCGATGCGAGCCGCAGTCAACGAGTTGCTGGAGGACGTAGCCAGTCGGGATGGCCAACCACAAGACATCCTCCGTGACATTGCGAACGACTGGCTGTCGGACCGGGAGGCAACGGCGACGTTCGACTGGAGGTACTACTTCGTGAAGTACCCTGCCATGCTCGAAGCCGGTCAAGGCATGTACGTCAGCGGTGATGAAGCGAGCAAGTTCGGATACAAGCTGCACATGCTGAACGGGCGTGACTACCGATCCGCGTTCAAAGACCCATACCTGCAGGCAATCTGGACCGAAGTAGCCATGCCCGGGGAAGTGGCGAAGCCCGAGTTCCGGAGCTGGGACTACACAGGCTCGGAACAAGCCATGAGGCTCCACCAATCAGGTGTCGGAATCCGCAGCCTCGACGTTGGCTTGGAAATCCTCCTACCGGAAGACCCGGTTCAGGCCGACACCGCGAAGACCGCACTTGCCCCCTTCGCTCCCGACGCCGAGAACGTCATCCACGTGAAGAAGGCTGGCGCCGAGGGTGATCAGGTGGATGCGCAGGACCGGGTCCAGTTGGGGGTCAAGATCGTCCGAGCTCTCGTGAATGCTGGGCTCTAACCCGTCGCGCCAAGCGAGAGGATTTGTTCACCTGTCGGGTACCCCCCCGCGGTGACCACTGAGGAGGCTGTCCACTCGGGCTCGCTCCTGCGCTTGAAAGGGCGTGAGGGTTCAGAGTCGCCGCACTGACGTCTTCCCGACGACCTGGGAAATCCCCGTGGGAATCGGACTGATCTGGCTGCTCGGGTCATTCCTCGCGCTGCCCGCGGGTCAGGGGCTTGCCTTCGCGCTCAGCGGTGATGGGTTCGTCTGGCCCGGGCCAGAACTCGGGCAGAGCCTTCATGGCCTGCTGACGGGAGACGCTGGTCGCGGGCTGTCGCTCAGCCTCCAGGCTGCGGTGCCGCCGACGGTTTTCGTCTACGCGGCCGCGGTCGTCGTCGAACTCGCCTTAGCGAGCGCCGCGGTCATCGGTCTCTCCTGGTGGTGGCGCACGGTCGGGCCGCTGGCTCAGTTCGGTATGGCGACTAGGCAGGAGGTATTCGCTGTACTCGGACGCCGGCAGCTCCTGCGGAGGCGGAAGACGATTCGACCCGATCTCCTCGACGGTGGGCGGTCATGAGTCTTGCCGAAGCGACCGACCTCGGGTGGCGTCTTGGCCGGTCTACTGTCCCGCGCGGGGTCGAGGCATGGGTGCCGTTCGACCGAACGGCTGGTGTCTACGGCCCGCAGGGATCGGGCAAGACCCTGGACCTGCTCACGCCTGCGCTGCTCACCGCTCCGGGCGCCGCGCTCGTGACGCTCACCAAGCCCGAGGACCTCTACCTGACTCTCGGAGCGCGGGCGGAAGGGGAGCGGCCCGTCCACGTGCTCGACCCGTTCGACTTGGCGCCCGGCGTGCCGGCCCTGGTGTGGGATCCCGTCGACGGTTGCGCCGACTCGATGACGGCTGAGCGGCGCGCCAAGGCATTCACGGCGGGAACCGTTGGCGGGGCGGTGAGCCGCGGCACCGGCGACGAGGCGGCTCGCTTCTACGCAGCCGAGGCGGCCAAGGTGCTCCAGGCGTACTTCCACGCGGCAGCTCTCGAAGGTGCATCGCTGGACGACGTACTGATGTGGATCGCCGACCCGCACAACGCATCGCAGCCGGAGGAGATCCTGCGGACCCATCCTGCGGCGGCACCGTTCTGGGACGGACTCCTGCGCGGCGCGCTGCACGGCGATCACCGGACGGCCGGCAACACGATAACGACGGTCCAGCAAGCGGTGGCGTTGTTCTTTCAAGAGAAGATCCGGCGCCGATGCGTTCCCGGAACCGGTAGGCCCGCGACCGATCTCGAGCAGGTGATCGCTGAACGCGGCACCGTCTACTTGCTCGGGCGGGAGGACCCCTACGCCTCTGCCTCGCCGCTGATGACCGCGATCGCTGAGCACGTTCTGGACACTGCGCTCGGCGTGGCGATCGCTTCGCCGTACGGTCGACTCTGCCCGTCGTTCCTTGCCTGCCTCGACGAGCTGCCGTCTACGACGCCGCTGCCCACCCTGCGCACCCGCATTGCCAATGAGCGGGCGCTTGGCCTGTCCTTCATCTACGCAGCGCAGACCTGGCGCCAGCTCGTGATCTGCTACGGCGAGGACGAAGCACGAGCGATGTTCGGCCTCACCAACAACATCGTGATCTTCGGCGGCGGGAAGGACGGCGAGTTCTACAAGGAGGTCTCCGACTTACTCGGCACCATCCGGGTCTCCCGCCGCAGCTACAACCTTCACCGAGGCGGTTGGGGCAGCAGCTTCTACGGCGACGACGTACCCGTCCTTCGTCCTGAAGAGATCAGGCAACTTCCGGAGCGTCACGCCTTGGTCGTCGCCGAGAACGCCCGGCCATTCGTCGCGAAGCTGTCCCGCTGCATCGATGGTCGCCGCGGGAAGGCGTTGCTCTTTGCACAGGCCAAAGCGCGAGCGAACGCCGCGGGGGTACGTCGGTGACCGCGACCGATCTGATGGCCGCACCGTTCCCGGAACCGCCCGGCGTCATCGCGCGGCTGCTCGACGAGCTGCGCCTCGCCGCAGCGGCGACGGACGAGACCGAGCACGAGAGCCGGCGGGTCGCGATGCTGTCGCGGCCGTGGGACCCTCCGAGCTGCCCGCCCGAGATCCGCCGGAACGTCTACCTGTGGCTCGACGACGTCGTCGCGTGGATCAACGAGGACCACACCTGGCGTACCGATCGCGTGGTCCCCATCTGCTGGGACCTCCATCCGCACATCGTTCATGAGCTCGCGACACTGACCTGCCTGCGCTGGGAGGCGGCCTTCGCGCGCACGCCAGCCGCTCTGGAGGAGTGGCACCGATTCACCCTGCCGGCCTTCCTCCAGCGCGTCGTCGACCGCATCGGCGAGACCGGGTGTCCACCGGGGCGGCATCAACCGAACCCCGGCGGCGGCAGGAACGCCATCTACCGAGACGGCGACGAGCCATCTCGTCGACGGAGCCGACGGTGGCAGGACGAGGAGTCGAATTCACGACTAGCCGGAAGAACTGCCGTGATGGAGCTCGAGAACCGGGTCCCGGAACAAGCGCCGAGGCTAGCGAAGTCCGGGAAGCAGCCCGGTTAGATCGATGACCTCGATATTGGCCAAGTCGGTGAACTCGGCGACAGTCATCATTGGAGTGAGTCCGGGTGCGTCACGGACGCGTAGCGATCCCTTCGACAAGGTCTTCACGGCGTTTCGGTTGCTGGTCTTGAGAAAGGCGACAGGAAGCGGGCCAACCACGTAAACCTGGCGCCGCCTGCCTGTGTCGTCCATGGAGAGACCGACCACGTCGGCGAACAGGCCGCGTTGACGACCACCGTCGTGGCCCTTCCAGGACGAGAGCTTGAACTCGGCGACTCTGTGCGTTGTCTCCAGGTCGAAGACGCGGTCGGGATCGTTGCCCGCGCCCAGTGATGGGCGCTTGGTCACCAACTCACCGTCTTCGAGGATCATCGGAACTACCTGAGTGATGACGGCAGCGTGCATGAGGGTGTCGAGCATCCCGACGCGCTCACGGACAACGAGAGCGCAATCGACCAGATCCTCGTCGAAGCCGGATGACGCCACAATCTCTTCAGCGTCGGCTCGACTGACGCCCTGCAGCTTCGCTTCCAGAGCCGCGAGGGTGGAGGTCAAAGCGTTGGATGCCATAAAGGAATCCAGCCGCCGGAACGCCTCCAGCGCATCGGTATCCGTGTGGGGAGACGGTGAGGGGGCTGCAACTGCTCCCCGCGGTCCCGAAGAGCGAGGCGACTCACCGGGGATGGGACTAGTTTGGAATCCCAGTCGCTGGAAGACGCGCAGCGCAAAGTGGCTGATGAACGGCTCGTCATGGAGTGCAGTCGCGACTCGGAAAGCCTGCTTCGGCGGCCAACGGCGACCGTCGATCTCTACCCAGTGCGTACGGATCGGGTCGGGCGGGGCCGCTGTCACACGGGCGCGGACGGTTGTCGGGTCCAGCGCGATGGTGCGTCCGTTGAGCACGAAGTCCATGGCGCCGAGCGTATTGGCGACGTCCGACGCAATGAAAGGCGATGGTGACTACATGCTGACGTGCAAGCTGGTCCGTGGGGCGACGAACGGCGAGTCGAGTTCGTGGATTGCGCCGGTTCCGCGAATGCCTTCGGCTGCGCGAGCCCGGGTAATCGCCGGCGCAGACGGCCGTACCATCGCGAGTTCGCGCGCGACGCAGGCTTGAGGTTCATCGGTCCACTTCGTGCCTGCCTCGAGGACTTCCTCGTACATGGTCGCCAGCGACAGGTCGAGACGTTCTGCCAGATGCTGGACGTTCTCCATCCACTCTTCGGGGGGAAGCGCACCGATGATCCTCGCGAGCTTTCGGCCGAGATCAACTCGCGAGAAGGCGTCAGAGTGGGCTGGAAGTCGCTCTTCAACAAGGCACTCGATGAGCAGTTGGGCGTACCCGGTGGAGGTGGCGAGGCGCTCGGCGAGGGCCTCGGATCCCTCTGTTCGCAGGATGTCCGCCGGGTCGATGCCTGCTGGTAGCGCCAAGTGCCTCGGGTTCGCGCGTAGTGCGGCGAGCCGCCAGAACGCACGCTGGGCAGCGTGCCACCCCGCTGAGTCCGGGTCGGTGGCGATGACGAGCCGGTCGGGATCGTCGCGTAGGTACGGCTTCAGTTTCGCTGCCTGCGACTCGGTGAAGGCCGTTCCCAAGGGCGCGATACCGACGTACTCACCCCGTGACGCGATGGTGACGGCGATGGCGTCCATCGGGCCCTCGACCAGGACCGGTGCGCCTCCTGCTGCGAGGTCGGTGGCACCTTCGGTGAGGCCATACAGCTGCTCGCCCTTGTTGAAGACGGCCGTCCCTAGCGTGTTGAGGTACTTCGGCCCGGCGAACTCATGAGCATCCTTGGTCGGGTTGCGTCGGCCGATGAACCCGACCAGGTCGCGGCCGGAATAGATAGGGAACACGAGGCGGTCCCGGAACGAGTCGACCAGTCGGCCGCGCTCTGTCTCGCGGGCGAGGCCGGCGTCGACCACTTCCTCGATCGACGCCCCGCGAGCCGTCAGGTGGTGCACCAGGCTCGTCGGTCCTGGGGGTGCGTAGCCGACCACGAACCGCTCGTCCTCGGTGAGGTCGGTTCCCAGCCGCTCGCGGAGGTAATCCGGCGCCCACGACCTATCGAACATCGAGGAGTAGTGGTCAAACGCCCAATCGTTGAGCTCGACAATCCGGGCGGCGGGCGTGCTCTGACCCACGAGCCTCTGGACCGGATCGGACGGCGTTGAATCGACGGGAGCGAAGTCCGGTTCGAATGGCTCCGGCTCGTCGAAGGGCGCGTCCGTCATCGTCGCGATGCGCCACACCAGGGCCGAGCAGAGGTCTTCAGGACGAACGTCGGATCCGCCCGACGTGGCGGCTTCGAGCAACTGCTCGGATGTCCATTCAGCGGGACGAGCATGCACGGCGGCGACGAGCGCCGGCCACATCGCATCGGCCATCACCCGCTCGCCGACAGCTTCACCAAGTCGCTCACGCAGGTACGTCGACCAGGCCGGGCGGAGCGTGTGGGACTGGTTTGCCGACGCACGGAGGGCGGCGGGACCGAGGTGCCGGACGATGCGCCACCAGAGCGCGTCCGCGGCGCGTTCGTCGGGGAGCGGGTGGCCGACGTTCACAGCCCTGTCGAGCAGCGAGCGGACGTCGAGCCCGGCTGCTTGGAGGGCGCCGAGGCGCTCGGACAGACGGGCGAATCCAGCGTCGGACTGGACCTCGTCGGGCAGGAGTTCGGTCAGATTCTCGTTGGCGCGGTGAACACCGAGCACTGCCTTTGCGCGGCGGTCGAGGTCTCGCTGGTACGGAGTCGTCGACGATCCCGACTGCACTGGGCCGGTCGGACGATCGTCGTCCTCGGGCACGGCGAAGGCGGCTCGCCAGACCGAGAGGTCTCCGCGAAGCACGGCGTCCTCGCCCGCGGTGAGCCCTGACGCCCACGCCGGAGCGTCGGCCGACGCCCAGGCTTCGGCTTCCCCTCGAACCGACGCAGCGAGGCCTGTGATCCGGTCGGCGCGGTCGTGAAGGTACGGCCCCCAGGTCGGGTGCCCCGCCAACTGGCTCGGGATGGAGTCGAGCCAGGGGAGAGGTCCCTCGGTTGCCGACCCTCCGAGACGCCAGTCGAGCACGGCGGCCCGGTCGTTGGATGTACCCAGCTCCCGGGTGTCAGCGACGTCGAGCATCGCGACGACAGGATCCTCACCGTCCAGAGCACGAAGCGCCAGATGCGCGCGCAGAGTGGGGTACGCCGGTTCGGCTGTGAGGCCCGGCCAGATCGCTTCGGCGTCCCGGTCGACGCTCGTGAGGGTGTCGGCGTCGAGTGCCTCCTCGGCCGCGAACCCCAGCGCATCGTGGTAACGCGTGACCGCGTCGTGCAGCTGAGTCGCGCAGGACGCTGCCTCCCGCTGCGTGGTCGTGGCGGAGCGGTCCGATCCGTCGCGCTCGAGGATCTCCGCCAGGACGTCGATCGCGGTCGGCGGGCGGAGCGCCCTCGGATCGATGAGGCTGTGCGGGTCACCGTCGAAGCCGGTAGCGAGATAGATGTGATTCGCCTGACGGCCGCGCGAGACGCCGACGTAGAGCGTCTGGCGCGTCTCCTCACCGGTCGCGACGAGGTGAGCCGTGTCGGCGGTCATGCCTTGGGCGCCGTGGACGGTGGTGGCGTATCCGAGCTGGACGTGCTCGGCGACGTAGTCGGCGGGCAGCTCGACGGAGCGTCCGAGTTCCACGTGCCGCGCGACGAGGGAGCCGCCTGCGAGAACTTGCTCGACCCGCCAGCGGTCGCCGTTCTTGACCCAGTTGCTGCGCGAGATCACGAGTCGGCGGCTGTTGCGGCGAGTCACGATGACATCCCCGGCCGACGCGCGATTGCCGTCGGCGAGATCGACTTCCAGATCGTCTTCTATCGGTGTCGTCGAGCGTCGGTCTACCCGTGCCCGTGCGTTGAGCCGGCTGACGAGGTCGCGGGTCGGTGCGAGGAGTACGGCGTCGAGCCCTGCTGCGC
This window encodes:
- a CDS encoding DUF262 domain-containing protein, translating into MNHATRHAELTRKLVISEELSGEFFVPAYQRGYRWGESEVVNLLKDIKTGVVDATTPHSYYLQPIVVMWRDTEGYWELIDGQQRLTTLYLILKCIRDNGWLPGADVKYRISYETREESRDYLESLDPELRHANIDFHYIYAAYQAIETWFGKQADPQQAAIDIRTALAKHVYLLWYEAPEGTDNNDLFRRLNVGRIQLTGLPRLWLTPDL
- a CDS encoding IS3 family transposase (programmed frameshift), whose product is MAKAYPKEFRDDVVAVARKGQAPLSQIAKDFGISEGTLSNWLKRADVQDGHRPGLTDAERVELRETKKRIRLLEQENEVLRRAAAYLSQANLPKIVFPLVREMAATGARIRVPVAVACRVLGLSPQGYYKWLKDPVSQRDWDDAHVIDVVLGIHADDPTLGYRFVADELADVGITASENRVWRLCSTAGVFASHHRRRGKAGKPGPAVHDDLLASVDEEGRVSHDFVGATSGPNQVWLTDISEHPTREGKLYLCAVKDCYSNKIVGYSIDSRMKSGLAAAALRNAIALRSPEGTIVHSDRGSQFRSKKVVRLLKNNGLRGSMGRVGSSSDNAAMESFFSLLQKNVLDTRRWDSREELRLAIVSWIETKYNRRRRQRALGKLTPIEFEMIYAAADAA
- a CDS encoding type IV secretory system conjugative DNA transfer family protein, yielding MSLAEATDLGWRLGRSTVPRGVEAWVPFDRTAGVYGPQGSGKTLDLLTPALLTAPGAALVTLTKPEDLYLTLGARAEGERPVHVLDPFDLAPGVPALVWDPVDGCADSMTAERRAKAFTAGTVGGAVSRGTGDEAARFYAAEAAKVLQAYFHAAALEGASLDDVLMWIADPHNASQPEEILRTHPAAAPFWDGLLRGALHGDHRTAGNTITTVQQAVALFFQEKIRRRCVPGTGRPATDLEQVIAERGTVYLLGREDPYASASPLMTAIAEHVLDTALGVAIASPYGRLCPSFLACLDELPSTTPLPTLRTRIANERALGLSFIYAAQTWRQLVICYGEDEARAMFGLTNNIVIFGGGKDGEFYKEVSDLLGTIRVSRRSYNLHRGGWGSSFYGDDVPVLRPEEIRQLPERHALVVAENARPFVAKLSRCIDGRRGKALLFAQAKARANAAGVRR
- the mobF gene encoding MobF family relaxase, which codes for MSLRKLTAGDGYSYLTRQVAAHDSTEKGHTSLADYYDEKGESPGRWMGSGLAGLSMTPGEAVTATQMKSLFGLGMHPNAGALEEQIAERGGTRTEVESAIALGKKFLVHNTSSVFNVRVAQAFTTYNREHRQKWNAPLRPEERARIRTDIGIRMFVEEHDRAPQDARELSGFIAKASRQATSAVAGFDLTFSPVKSVSALWALAPRDVASDIRAAHDAAVADTLSWLEREVAHTRVGRGGVRQVKVRGLVAAAFTHRDSRAGDPDLHTHVAVSNKVQAEDGRWLALDGRLLYAAKVAASEHYNTRIEAELVGRLGVEFVERAGSTTGRLPVREIRGVSTTLTRWWSRRRVAIEARQAEIAAEFQQRFGRPPTAIEAKSLADQATLETRDAKHGHRSERDQRATWRAEADDVMGDPAEVDEMYAHAINRGNAGRALTREWVEDAAASTIVAVEESRATWNVWHLVAEAQRQSRRSGIAREEVDQAVREVVEAAISRSVRLGVDDPVAEPAQLRRPDGASVFDVHGATLYTSAKVLSAENELLALAARSGGHALADVRVEVAVAASAANGFELNDAQVAMIRDLATSGAFVQLALAPAGTGKTTTMSVLADAWTEGGGHVIGLAPSAQAAHELGQAITGHTDTLAKLTWTLANESAAEWPRWIREIGPSSMVIIDEAGQAATLELTAAVRYVAGRGGVVRLVGDDQQLAAVGAGGILRDIQQEFGASTLSEVRRFDDPAEAAATLAMREGDAGALGFYADGARIHVGDLGSVADQAYDAWSADRAAGLDAVLLAPTRDLVSRLNARARVDRRSTTPIEDDLEVDLADGNRASAGDVIVTRRNSRRLVISRSNWVKNGDRWRVEQVLAGGSLVARHVELGRSVELPADYVAEHVQLGYATTVHGAQGMTADTAHLVATGEETRQTLYVGVSRGRQANHIYLATGFDGDPHSLIDPRALRPPTAIDVLAEILERDGSDRSATTTQREAASCATQLHDAVTRYHDALGFAAEEALDADTLTSVDRDAEAIWPGLTAEPAYPTLRAHLALRALDGEDPVVAMLDVADTRELGTSNDRAAVLDWRLGGSATEGPLPWLDSIPSQLAGHPTWGPYLHDRADRITGLAASVRGEAEAWASADAPAWASGLTAGEDAVLRGDLSVWRAAFAVPEDDDRPTGPVQSGSSTTPYQRDLDRRAKAVLGVHRANENLTELLPDEVQSDAGFARLSERLGALQAAGLDVRSLLDRAVNVGHPLPDERAADALWWRIVRHLGPAALRASANQSHTLRPAWSTYLRERLGEAVGERVMADAMWPALVAAVHARPAEWTSEQLLEAATSGGSDVRPEDLCSALVWRIATMTDAPFDEPEPFEPDFAPVDSTPSDPVQRLVGQSTPAARIVELNDWAFDHYSSMFDRSWAPDYLRERLGTDLTEDERFVVGYAPPGPTSLVHHLTARGASIEEVVDAGLARETERGRLVDSFRDRLVFPIYSGRDLVGFIGRRNPTKDAHEFAGPKYLNTLGTAVFNKGEQLYGLTEGATDLAAGGAPVLVEGPMDAIAVTIASRGEYVGIAPLGTAFTESQAAKLKPYLRDDPDRLVIATDPDSAGWHAAQRAFWRLAALRANPRHLALPAGIDPADILRTEGSEALAERLATSTGYAQLLIECLVEERLPAHSDAFSRVDLGRKLARIIGALPPEEWMENVQHLAERLDLSLATMYEEVLEAGTKWTDEPQACVARELAMVRPSAPAITRARAAEGIRGTGAIHELDSPFVAPRTSLHVSM